In the Triticum aestivum cultivar Chinese Spring chromosome 2B, IWGSC CS RefSeq v2.1, whole genome shotgun sequence genome, CTTACAACTAGAACAATGTGATCACTTACAAAGGGAATGGAAGGATCAGTGTGTACCCATTCTTTAACCAAGGGACCTTCTCCGATGTCCAAAACTCCCATAATGTCGTTCCCATCGAGCAGCAGTTTTATACCTATCTTCCATACACCTTCAAGATCTGAAGAACCAAATGATTAAGGTATAAATCAGGACAGCAAGTCAGAATTTCAGACGAGTACTGACTGTCAGTCAGTACTTTACCGAAAACAATTCGGCATCATCAGGTAGGAAACTGAAAATAATTCTGCATCATCAGGTAAGTTCTTTACCGAGGTCGGTTATTAAACGCTCAACTCTGATATATATCTCTTTCCTTCTATTTAGCTTATCCTGCTGGCTTAAGGAACCATTAGCACTGAGGACTTCTGGATATGACAGAGTGGATATCAACAGCGCCAGACGCCAAAGGTCCTTTATTCCAAGGAGTGTAAGTCCTGAAATGCTTACACTGTCACAAATTTTTGGTCTAGGAACGAAAAAGGAGTAAGAATGTCATGAATGAATAGATCCAACTGAATCATCAACAGCAACTATTCCAATATTCTAATAAGTTTAACCAAATATATCGAACGATCAAATCAAGAATTGACATCACAGACATGGGGTTATAGAGAACCCAACACTATAAAGAATGTTCAAGATTTGAAAACAAGCATGTTCAACACTGACCTGCCAAAACACGTGCTACCATGTCTGTTGGTATCTCAAGATATTTGTCGTTCGGGTTCTCTTTGACAGTTTCCAGATTTCCGTTTGACTCGAGGAAAATAATTAAATCGGCAAACTTGTCACTTGCAGCATGTATTCGGACAATCTttaagaacagaaataaaaagatcatGAAAAGTTATAATCCCAAGGCGTACGATATGCAGAAACAAATGCTGTTGGAGGCTGCTCAGGAAACTGTACCGCTTCAGCATCAGAACCATTCAACTTTAGAGAGTTTCCAATAATATAGCGAACAACCTCCTGCAGATGATGCCACAAACTTGGTAATGTACTTGCTTCAAAACCGACCAAATTAGCTCAATTAAAGCACCTAATATCCAGCTTCGTCAGCTTACTTACAGAAGAACTGACCCAAGTCTTTTCTAGAGAACAATTCAACAGAATTTAAGTACATAACAAAAGATTTTTTTTCCTGCTTTAGCAGATATAATTTTTGAATCAAAAAGGGTGAAGATGATGCAATAGTAGCATCTAATATTTGTACTAAGATATATAATATGATTTCGATGAACCAAGACTGCTCTCTCCAGTCATTCTACTTGCAAGCAAAGTTCGAGCTTGCCTCCTTAAATAGTTACCGTTTTCATTGAAGTTTGGAGGATTCATGAGTTAGATGTTACCTTTTTCTTCGTGTACACCATATTTCGAACTGGAGTAAATAGTGCACTATACATGCAAAGCCTTCTCTGTTCATCCTAAACAGCATCACAAAACTTAATTAGTGTTATGAAAATAAAAGGAAATTATTTGCAGGTAAAAGAATGTCAGTCATAACAAAAAGCATGTATAGTAAAGTTGTATACCATAGGAATCATCAGTTTTTCTATAATTAAGATGAAACTGTGATGAGGAtcttagtatcaaattttttttgacAAGAAAACACTAGAGAGGCTCCTACTGCTGTATTATTATATATAGTGGAGGATTTACATGGAATATTACAAGTCCATCAGCAAAATTCTATGACCAAATTACAAAGATCTGAGAAAGAGTTTAATAGATGATATaatgtccttttggaacctataaCGAAGAAACTCAAAAATCTGTTCGCAACCTTCTCAACCAGGTTCGGAGTGATAATACTGTGTGTAGTCATCTATAAGATTTACTGAATTGATAGACAGATTCATTTTTTATGAAAGTGATAAACAGATATTGGAAAAATGGAGAAGCTTTACTTGGTAGGACCAACCATGATTTCAATCAGGTGCAAAAAAGAAAATGCATGTGCCCTGTTTTTGTTTGTAAAAATGAATCCCACACAGTTTACAGATAAGAATAAGGGTAATGTTGGTTACACTTTCGACTCTGCTCAAAAAGTTACACTCTTGACTATAAGCATTTTAAAACCATCTTTAAGCCAAGCATGGAAGATAGAACAAAGAAAAAAAACATGTATAAATCATGTCAGAGTACGATATTTCACGGTGTATCCTTAACAAGACATGCTGAAAATCTCAGACCTGCGACATTGAACCAGAACCACCTCTGAAAACAGAGCAGCCAATTGATTGTGCAAGATTCCATGCTGCTTCAATATGTGAAACACATAGCCTGCGTCAACACAAGATACAAGATGAGACTGAGTTGAAGTAAATATGCCAATGGAAATAAACACACCAGTGAACACTGGTGGTGTAAAACTCTATGAATACAGAAGTTCAAAGTGTAATTTTGCCAGACATTGTTGCATATATTGAAAACATGGAATAATTACATATTAAAACATGGACATACCAATCATGTTTGTTGAGAACTGGAGGAACTGTTTTCTCAGGAAATGCAAAAACAACGTAAAATAATCCCAAATCACGGATATGGCACATTGCATCAACCGGATATTTGTCTGACATCATGTGCTCAACCTGCAGAATGTACACTTAGATAAAAATGGTGACCTAGGGTTTTGCATGATATCAAAAGATAAAAAAAAACAGTGACAACGAAACATGGCTTGGCAATAAGAAGTGTAGAAATCAAACCTCCTGACCAATACGTTCTCTGCTAATCTTGCTACCAAGATTCAACTTCACTTTTTCATCAGAAGCGGCTTCCCTTAAATTTTCAGCTAATGTAAAGCTGAATCTAGCAGCTGTCAGAGATAAATATTGGTACATACAACGAAAATTAATGTTCCAAGTCACTGTTCAGCTTTTTAATTAACTAGAAAGGCTATGAGTTGACTACTTATGAACACACATATAAGATTTTGACTTACAAACATGAGGAACATTTTTACTTCTTTTCATGTCATATAGTGTGTAATATTAGCAAATCAATTTATACAACTTTGTAATCTTAATAGTTtagatagtactccctccatcccataatataagaacgctttttacattagtgtagtgtcaaaaacgttcttatattatgggacagagggagtagcatcaTAAAATTAAAGGATAAAACTATAGCAAGAGTTATTGGAGATCAGGTAGTGATGTTTGAATATACCAAATCGGATTGCTCGAAGAACCCTCAGGGGATCATCGAGGAATGTAACTTTGGCTGGTAAAGGAGTAACAATAAGGCCTGCGTTCAGATCTTCAAGACCTTCATAGAGATAGGATCGATCAATTATGGTTACATAGAAGCACGTACTTTAAACTGGTCACATGAGTTTACAAACGTGTAATAACGGCTAAACTCACCTCTTCGAGTTAAATCTTCCACCGATTTCGTGTTGATATTATAGAATAAACTGCCAAAATACAAGATTCAAATAGGACAAACTAGGATACTACATTAAAAATAAACATTGTAGCAATGAAAACATAAATCTAAATACCCAAATCATTTGAAAATGAAGACTGTATTACCTATTAATTGTCAGGTCCCTGCGGAATGCATCTTCTTCAGGCGTACCATCCTCCTGCACGTCAACAAATATGACATACCAGTAAACTAGTAAATTGGTGCACAAGGTCAGCAAAATGAGTATGCAAAGCAATTCTAAGTGCATGTGCGTACCACAGTGGGAATACGACTGTTTTCAGCATATTTTTCGGTCCTCAAGTTGACAAAATCAATCGAGATTTTAGAGATGTCAGATAGACATATCCTTGCGGTTTCCAAGTGCTTAGATTGGCCAGGATTGCTGCAGGAAACTATAAAATGTCACAAGTTCATGATAAAAGGCATTTAAATTACTGCATATGTTAATGCGACAAAGTATAGTATGCTTAGGAGTTAGGAACGTGTATAAAACACTCTGCTTTGACCAAAAGGTGATCTATCCTATGGTACACTTATGAAGATATACGGAGCACCCGGCTTGGATAAAATAGTGACTCTCCTTGCCTCTGTTTAAACTCAACTCAAACAAAATTGAAATGCACATAAGTGTTAAGGCTATAAATCTGAAAGAAGTGGCAAATGATATCAGCTATAATAAGATTGCATACCATGGGATAATACAAGGTTCTTCCAGCTCCTGACCGATCACCttgtagtacttagttatttccCCACAAAATTTTACGCCGGTCATGTTATCATCAAGCGCGATGTCGATGTCGGTAGAGTCTTTCCCCAATAGCTGCAACGAATATGCCAAAGCATGAGTTTAAGTCACAAGACTGCCCAGTGCACAACAATCGTTTCATAAACTAccccctctgtaaattaatataagagcgtttagatcactattttagtattctaaacgctcttatattagtttacggagggagtacaagccaAAATAAGATGCGATTTTCATGGAATTCACTACTTGATCATTAAACAACTCCTCCTTTATTTTGACAACTAAAAATGCCTCCTTAAACCCCAGTACATAAACCCTAGTAGTAGAGAATATAAAGGACCTACATCTGCGCATCATCCAACGATTTTTCCTATATTTTTCTAAACACGGAAAAAGGCAGTGCTCACCTTGTCTCTGACCCATCCGCCGGCGACGCGGAGCTGGGTGCCGAGGCCTCGGTGGTGGACAAC is a window encoding:
- the LOC123041042 gene encoding tRNA nucleotidyltransferase cca2 produces the protein MAVGAQQPSIVLTELEQRIFGRLLDVVHHRGLGTQLRVAGGWVRDKLLGKDSTDIDIALDDNMTGVKFCGEITKYYKVIGQELEEPCIIPCNPGQSKHLETARICLSDISKISIDFVNLRTEKYAENSRIPTVEDGTPEEDAFRRDLTINSLFYNINTKSVEDLTRRGLEDLNAGLIVTPLPAKVTFLDDPLRVLRAIRFAARFSFTLAENLREAASDEKVKLNLGSKISRERIGQEVEHMMSDKYPVDAMCHIRDLGLFYVVFAFPEKTVPPVLNKHDWLCVSHIEAAWNLAQSIGCSVFRGGSGSMSQDEQRRLCMYSALFTPVRNMVYTKKKEVVRYIIGNSLKLNGSDAEAIVRIHAASDKFADLIIFLESNGNLETVKENPNDKYLEIPTDMVARVLAGLTLLGIKDLWRLALLISTLSYPEVLSANGSLSQQDKLNRRKEIYIRVERLITDLDLEGVWKIGIKLLLDGNDIMGVLDIGEGPLVKEWKERLVKWQLAHPKGTAEECHEWMKQSKLQKKEM